One part of the Lytechinus pictus isolate F3 Inbred chromosome 3, Lp3.0, whole genome shotgun sequence genome encodes these proteins:
- the LOC129256172 gene encoding uncharacterized protein LOC129256172: MMKELTVAALVILALSSAFASPILESQLRLQSDVAELIADIFKNGGLKRNKSPNFTAKLAQMHAIGGMGKRTIEKEDIAKNLRLLRALSNEFDLSDTKSIQNRRPNLNQDELYEEDVHPFHEGKYEKRTRMT, from the exons ATGATGAAAGAATTAACAGTTGCTGCTCTTGTTATATTGGCTTTATCAAGTGCATTTGCCTCACCTATCCTTGAATCTCAG CTCCGTTTACAGTCTGATGTCGCCGAACTTATTGCAGATATATTCAAAAATG GAGGATTGAAAAGGAACAAATCGCCAAACTTTACAGCTAAATTGGCACAGATGCACGCCATAGGAGGAATGGGAAAGCGGACTATAGAAAAAGAAG ATATAGCTAAAAACCTCCGGTTGCTGAGAGCCTTAAGTAATGAGTTTGATCTCAGTGATACGAAGTCAATACAGAACAGAAGGCCGAATCTCAATCAGGATGAGCTTTATGAAGAAGATGTCCATCCATTTCACGAAGGCAAGTATGAAAAGAGAACTAGAATGACTTAG
- the LOC129255438 gene encoding uncharacterized protein LOC129255438: MCCWTRPWLTEERRQQYGQYTILLNTQLRLEDPVAFTNFTRVTPEVFDEILARVAPVIQKQETNYRHPLSAGLKLAITLRHLATGDNYRSMAYGFRCAISTISELIPGVCRAIVKAYKDEVFNIPTTPEAWSTLAQQFEERWNIPHAIGALDGKHIAIKKPANTGSLYHNYKGFFSIPLLALVDAEYKFIWIELGG; this comes from the coding sequence ATGTGCTGCTGGACCAGGCCATGGCTCACTGAAGAAAGAAGACAGCAGTATGGCCAGTACACTATCCTCCTGAACACACAACTGAGGTTAGAGGACCCTGTTGCCTTCACAAACTTCACTAGAGTGACCCCTGAGGTGTTCGATGAGATCCTTGCGAGAGTGGCACCAGTCATCCAGAAGCAAGAGACTAACTACAGGCACCCTTTGTCAGCTGGCCTCAAACTGGCAATCACCTTGAGACATCTGGCCACTGGGGACAACTACAGATCAATGGCATATGGTTTCAGATGTGCTATCTCAACCATATCAGAGTTGATTCCAGGAGTGTGCAGGGCCATTGTAAAAGCGTATAAAGATGAGGTCTTCAACATACCTACCACCCCTGAAGCATGGAGCACCCTTGCCCAGCAGTTTGAAGAGAGGTGGAATATCCCCCATGCAATTGGTGCCTTGGATGGAAAGCACATAGCCATTAAGAAGCCAGCAAACACAGGCAGTCTCTACCACAACTACAAGGGGTTCTTCTCTATACCACTGCTGGCATTGGTAGATGCAGAGTACAAGTTCATCTGGATTGAGCTGGGAGGTTAA